One region of Coriobacteriia bacterium genomic DNA includes:
- a CDS encoding NUDIX hydrolase yields the protein MPTYEFPRPGLTADTVVVRGEGDAREVLLVRRANEPHAGRWALPGGYVEELEPLEAAARRELAEETGLVVGRMRQVGVFGDPGRDPRGWTVTVAFLARADADATLVPGDDAAEAAWFPASELPPLAFDHADIVRAALHDAGTSSPAV from the coding sequence ATGCCGACCTACGAGTTCCCCCGGCCGGGGCTGACGGCCGACACCGTGGTGGTGCGCGGAGAAGGCGATGCGCGCGAGGTCCTTCTCGTGCGCCGCGCGAACGAGCCGCACGCCGGTCGCTGGGCGCTCCCCGGAGGATATGTCGAGGAGCTCGAGCCGCTCGAGGCGGCGGCGAGACGCGAGCTCGCCGAGGAGACGGGACTCGTGGTCGGGCGGATGCGCCAGGTGGGAGTCTTCGGCGATCCGGGCCGCGATCCTCGTGGGTGGACCGTGACCGTCGCGTTCCTCGCGCGGGCGGACGCTGACGCCACGCTCGTGCCGGGCGACGACGCGGCCGAGGCGGCGTGGTTCCCGGCCTCGGAACTGCCGCCGCTCGCGTTCGATCACGCCGATATCGTGCGAGCGGCACTGCACGACGCCGGCACTTCGAGCCCCGCGGTTTGA
- a CDS encoding NIL domain-containing protein, translating to MARRRLDLTFPPRQATKPIAYHIVKDFDLVPNFLRAQIQPGQQGRMLVEVVGAKDRIDAAVAFLENEGITVKAAASDIRLDEERCVVCGVCTAVCKPGALSLAPDTAELLFDKDACVYCEACVVVCPRRAITLEF from the coding sequence ATGGCGCGCCGAAGGCTCGACCTCACATTCCCCCCGCGACAGGCGACGAAGCCCATCGCCTACCACATCGTGAAGGACTTCGACCTCGTGCCGAACTTCCTTCGCGCGCAGATCCAGCCGGGACAGCAGGGCCGCATGCTCGTGGAGGTGGTCGGGGCGAAGGACCGCATCGACGCCGCCGTGGCGTTCCTCGAGAACGAGGGCATCACGGTGAAGGCCGCCGCGTCCGACATCCGGCTCGACGAGGAGCGCTGCGTCGTGTGCGGCGTCTGCACCGCGGTGTGCAAGCCGGGAGCGCTCTCGCTCGCGCCCGATACCGCGGAACTGCTCTTTGACAAGGACGCCTGTGTCTACTGCGAGGCGTGCGTCGTGGTCTGTCCGCGTCGGGCGATCACGCTCGAGTTCTGA
- a CDS encoding homocysteine biosynthesis protein, with amino-acid sequence MAKTWEEINARIAAGEAVVVTAEEFAHVAAEDGLKSAARKVDVVTTGTFGPMCSSGVFLNFGHSDPPIKMGAVSLNDVPASGGLAAVDTYLGITEPSTTKGIEYGGAHVVEDLLRGKAVRLKATGPGTDCYPRTEIDTWLRLEDLNQAYFFNPRNAYQNYAVAVNTGDRALYTYLGTLLPNLGNATFCSAGALSPLLNDPTYRTIGVGTRCFVAGAAGYVAWEGTQHNPNQTRDERGVPVAPSGTIAVIADLKSASAEYFSAATFTKYGVSAFVGIGIPIPVLDEDIAQTLALTDADITATAFDYGVQRRSRPSLGRFTYAQLRSGTIEIDGKKVPTGPISSLPKARAIAAELKRWISEERFSLTQPLQLLPQPGSQAFKPLEIRDEEAI; translated from the coding sequence ATGGCGAAGACCTGGGAGGAGATCAACGCGCGCATCGCCGCAGGCGAGGCCGTGGTGGTCACCGCTGAGGAGTTCGCGCACGTCGCGGCCGAAGACGGGCTGAAGTCCGCCGCGCGCAAGGTCGACGTGGTGACGACGGGGACGTTCGGTCCGATGTGTTCGTCGGGCGTCTTCCTCAACTTCGGGCACAGCGACCCGCCGATCAAGATGGGCGCCGTCTCCCTCAACGACGTGCCGGCGTCGGGCGGGCTCGCCGCGGTCGACACGTACCTCGGCATCACCGAGCCCTCGACGACGAAGGGCATCGAGTACGGCGGAGCGCACGTCGTGGAGGACCTGTTGCGCGGCAAGGCGGTGCGCCTCAAGGCGACCGGTCCCGGCACGGACTGCTATCCGCGGACCGAGATCGACACGTGGCTGAGGCTCGAAGATTTGAACCAGGCGTACTTCTTCAATCCGCGCAACGCGTATCAGAACTATGCCGTGGCGGTGAACACGGGCGACCGGGCTCTCTACACCTATCTGGGCACTCTGCTGCCGAACCTCGGCAACGCCACCTTCTGTTCGGCGGGCGCGCTGTCACCGCTGCTCAACGACCCGACCTATCGCACGATCGGCGTCGGGACGCGCTGCTTCGTCGCCGGCGCCGCCGGCTACGTCGCGTGGGAGGGGACGCAGCACAACCCGAACCAGACGCGCGACGAGCGCGGCGTGCCCGTCGCACCTAGCGGGACGATCGCGGTCATCGCGGACCTCAAGTCCGCGAGCGCCGAGTACTTCTCGGCTGCGACCTTCACGAAGTACGGCGTCTCGGCGTTCGTCGGTATCGGCATCCCGATCCCGGTGCTGGACGAGGACATCGCGCAGACGCTCGCCTTGACCGACGCCGACATCACGGCGACCGCGTTCGACTACGGCGTGCAGCGCCGGAGCCGCCCGTCCCTCGGGCGCTTCACGTACGCGCAGCTGCGCAGCGGCACCATCGAGATCGACGGCAAGAAGGTCCCGACCGGGCCGATCAGCTCGCTGCCGAAGGCGCGGGCGATCGCGGCGGAGCTCAAGCGATGGATCTCCGAGGAGCGCTTCTCACTCACGCAGCCGCTCCAGCTACTGCCGCAGCCCGGCTCCCAGGCGTTCAAGCCGCTCGAGATCCGCGACGAGGAGGCGATCTGA